From the Elusimicrobiota bacterium genome, the window GTAACACTAACAATAAACTGTTTTTTTGCAACTGTCTGAGTGACAGGCACATGCAGAATATTCGGGCCGCCCTTATCGACAATACTGATTGAAGTCGTAAAATAATGCTGGAGTATCTGATTATAAGTATACCCGTGGTCACCCATCCCGATGGCGCCGTCCTGACACATCCCAGCACCATGCCCACTGCCTTTACCCTTGAAAATATATACTCCAGAAGCTGAAGAATACGTTAACGCTGTTATCAAATGACTTGGGAGGTATGTATACCCCACAACCCCGCGGAAAGTGTTACCCCTCACGACTTTTGATTCCGCCGGAGTTTCATATTTAATAGTAATATACTTTGCCCGGCCGGAAGAATCATATTCTGAGATACTTATACCGTCAGCCGCTAGAGTTGACGCTGAATTTGCAGGCGCGGTATTTGCGTTTCCTTTTAACTTAGACTGAAGTTCACTTTGTGTAATACTCTTCTCCCATGCGTTATACGTAAAATCCCACGCACAAAACACTGTTCCGTTAGAACTATCATCAAGGCCTTTTAGATACGGGCTTGCAGACCCACCCCAGATATCTTCGATATTCGCAACCTTTCCACCGCAGTGGCCGTGGTAGGTCATATCTTTAACGAGACTGCCGTTATAGTACAACAATATTCCGGCAGTATCGTCTACAGCGGCACAGCATTTTGTTGTTTCAACACTATACCCGCCTTTATTACTATACTGACTGCCATACACCTGGCAATGGGTAAGATCACAGACATCAAACCCATCAGCCTGGTGGATATTAAGATTACGCCTTATAATTGCCAACGTTCTCGCAACTACCGCCTGCGCCTTCAACGCCTCTACGGGCGACGTCCCGCCTATTTCCACAGGTACAACGCCATAAATATATTCATCCAAGTCTACAATATTGACAAGTTTGACATACCCGTTACTAACCCGCGCTTCAAACCTTCCGCGGTATACCTTAAATTGCCAGTTATTGTATCCAACTGAAACAAACTCTGTCCCCGGATTTTTTGCGCGGATAATCACGGGGTTAGCATACGGCCCCTTCCCTGTAACATAAATATACCCGCTACGCGCTTCCACATTCTGTACACCCGCACCTGTAAATATTACATACCCTGTATACAGATCAACAATTTCATACTCCGTTGTTGAGGGCGACCCGCGGAGATAAAGTATTGTTTTATTAGAAAGATTATTTGAAAACCCGGATGAAACATAGGTTAACCCCACCCTCACATCCTCTGCAGGTAAAGTGGGAACAAACAAGGTTATTACGAGCAAAACCGTAAATAATACACTAAACCTTTTATACATAACCACCCGCTACTTTACTATACCGCTTTCCACTGCACTGTTCCCAACAGGATCCGCATACCCGGTTGTAACACTAACAATTTTATCAGTCAACTTCATAACCTGCACACCGAGCCGCGTTTCTCTCCACTGCGGAGAACCAAACGCCATATCTTTCAACGCGTCAAACTCTTCCATTGTCCCCAACTCTTTTGTCCATAAATGCCCGTCGGTAAACAACGTCCCTATCTGATGTTCACTCATTTTTTGTGTCCTCACCTGCTGTTGAAAAACATTTTCCGGGGAAGATACATTCACCATAAAAACCTCAATCCCGGCATCAACAGAATACGCGCTATACCCCCCAAACGAAGGGTGTACAATTCCAAAGTTACGGATTGAAAAAGTGTCTATAGTGTTATCCATAACATAATCCGCGCCAAACTTTTCCCCGAGTTTTGCCAGCCGTTCCGTACGGCTAGCTTCCGGTGCGATTTCACGTACAACCTGTTTTCTCATTTTATCAAGCTGATACCGTGACGGCACAAACGGCTGCCATTTCACTAACGTATCGAACCGTTCCGCCAATAACTTCCTGAACCCTTCCCCGAGATCCCAATTACCGTTATAACCACTTATATTTATCAAAGGCAATATCAACACTTTTTTTGATGCACTAGCAGGACTATACTGCCCCCCGTCCTCCGCTGCATGTATACCTACGGCGGATAATACTGCTGACACAGCTACCAACATTATTACGATATAACGCACGGATTTCGCCATCATTTTTTCCCCGCCTCATTCTTAACAAAATTACTTATACCCATAAACACCGCATGTCCGATTTTTTTACGAAAACCCTGTTCTGCCAACAAAGCTTCATCATCGGGATACGACAAAAATGCAGCCTCCACCAACACCCATACCATATTAGACGCTTGCGTTATGAAGGGGTTCCAATACACGTAATACGCCGGTTTCAACCCTATCTTAACAAGTTCCGCAAATACGTTTTTTGCGAGTTCCTTATCCCCGGGATACCCATAAAACATCGCTGCGCCCTGTGACTTCAACGGATCATAATTCTCGGGTACCGAATTATTGTGCATACACACAAAAATATCAGCACCCGCTTTTTTTGCGAGATTAGCGCGTTCTGTCCAGGAAAGTTCGGTATCATTATCATACCGTGAATATACAACCTTAGCCCCTGCTTTTTCAAGGTATACCCCTAAAGCTTCCGACATTGCGAGATTAACCTCTTTCTCAACTAACCCTCCTGACCCGATAGCCCCGAAGTTACGTCCCCCATGCCCGGCATCAACAAATACCGTCAATCCTTCCAATGCACGCTCACCCGCAAGTTTCACCTTTGGAGGATGTTCTATCTGCAGTACAAGATAAGTATCTTCGTAATACATCCCGGCACCCCAATGCTGTTGCGAGTCAAGGTCAAACACAAATTCAACAACATCATCCGCGCGATAATTAGTTTTAATATTCTTAACATACTTATTCTCAAGAAAATCCGCTGTCCATCCGGTATCCACATTCGCACCGTATAGAGTCAATACCAGCTGTGTTGACGGGTACATCACCTGATCAAGTTTCACCGGAACCCTTGCATCCAACGAAAAATATATCTTGGTATACTCGCCATAACCGGTAGAAACTTTTATACCCCAAACATTAGTTTTCTCCGGCGGCATACCTTGTGGCAGAAGCTCAACATCCCTTACCCTAACCCACGCGGTTTCCGTATTACTCAACCTCACACGAAAATAATTTCCATATTTTCCGTTTATCGCAACAACAGTATCCCCCGGCTGCGGATAAAACAACTTTCTGCTTGCCTGGGGATCAGCATAAAACATTGCACCGGAATACTTAATTTTTCCAACAGTAAGAATATACCCGGGCATAAAACTGACTTTAGATTTACTCTTTGCATTAGCACTCCCATTTTTTGTGGACAGATAAAACCGTACAGCGGCATCCTGAACTTTATCCTTCGGCTGGACAACATAATGCCCAACATAAACCCCCGGAGTTTTATCTTTACCCCACCCGGACAGTTCCGCCATCTTTACACGCCCTTCAATCCCTTCGATTGCAAACCCCGCGGTTCCTCCGGGAGAACCCTTAAACCTTACCTCCAGAATATCACCAGGTATTAACGTTTGTTCTGCGTTAGGAAGGATTAACTCATTCTCAATACTTACCGGTATGGTGCGTGTTGCACCCCTTTTTTGCGCACGGACAATGTTAAGAGAATACTCCGCAACCCCGCTACTGGTTACCGCCTTGAACCCCAACTCATTTTTCCCGTGCTTAAGCTGTACCAACCCGACAAACACGCCGTTTGGAAAAGTTTTTACCGGCACATTATTCAGGGTAACCGTAGCACCGGGAATAGTATATCCTGCATACCTGATTTGTGCTAAACTAAGAACGCCTTTAACATCTTTAGGTTCAGGATATGTAATAACCAGGTACTTTTTTTGTATGACAGGAATCTCTGCGAGAGAACTGGTAGACACATTCAATGCATCAGTACTAACCGTTAGTTCAAAACTATCTTCAGGTTCTATATACTCATTTGCACAAACACTTAAAGTAAACCAAAAATTACAGCAGGCCGCCATAGCGGCAATAAATCTTACCGCATAAATAATACAGCATTGTGCGCATATAGTTTTTTTGAACAACTAAGTTTCCCAATTTATTGTTTTTGTTTTTTATCAATAAAAAATAACTTATTAAACCAACTATCCGCCCATATATACGGTCAAAAAGATATAATCCCGTACATCACGAACTCCATCGGGAGTAAGCCACTGATAATCTTCGCGTTTAACCCCTGCGATCATTGCAAGCTGGTACTTCAAGTACAACACCTGGCTCACAACTTCGAAAAGGTACGTTGTTTTATCATAATCCTGTTTATCAACATAATCGCGATACGGCAGGAACTGCATCCCGGCCACGCACCGCGTCTTGTTCGTCATCTTATAATCCGCACGGAAAATCAATGCGTTTTGGGTTACATGCTTAACCGAATCCCCGAAATAAAGCTCATACTGTGTTTTCAGCATCGGGGTTAAAGTTATACGGTTAAACAACAACGGCGTTGTATAACTTAACCGGTTAATTACACCTGTAAAATTTGACTGTCTCTGTACGGAGGACGACATATCCTGCAGGTTCGATTCGTATTTAAGCTTTGTCTCGAACTCAAGATTCTTGAACCTGTTGTAATTAACATCCAAAAACAGCGTATTCACTAAACTATCGCGTTCCGACAGTTTATCAGACAATACCGTATAAACCGTTTCACGCACGTTTTTATTATACTTAACAGAATACTGTACGGTATCATCAGGGATAGCATCCTGCACGCGTTTAATATAATACTTCAACTGCACATCCATAATATTAGGCACCCGCGTGTTATAGATCAAAGTACTATAAACCGAATCCGCGCGTTTTTCAGGGTTAGACGGCATATTCTCCACAACACCGCCCAGTCGAATCGTCATATTTTTACTTGGCGCGTAATCAGTAATCAACCGCATACCCATACGGTCACGAGCATAATCATAATCCGGTTTTTGATCATTTTCGAAGTAATCAATAATACCGTTATTATTAAAATCATCACCAAACTCAAAATCCGGAGAGTCAACGCTGAACCTCAAAAAATCTTCTTCATAGTCAGGTATGGCGTTACGGTTTTCGTTGTAATCCGATATCCCGTTCTTATTTTTATCCAGCCCCGGAAACACTCCGTCTAAATAGTTAAAGAAATACACCTTATTCGAAAGATATTGTGAATATGACATCTGGTCAAGTTCGTCAGGGTACTGGTCATTATCATCGTTATCATCAACCAAATTATACGAATTTGTAAAACCATTAATCGGCGTCTTGATCTTACTTTGCGCAAGATTCAATTGTGTGGTATACCCGGGATCAACGTAATAATAACTGCCGCTTACCTTAAACTTTCCAAGCTGTGTATCAGCTTTTGCCTGGTATGCCGGATAAGTTTTATCCGACGGTTTTCCGCTGACATACTCACCGCTGGAGTTATATTCCGTACGATAATTCAATCCGCGAAGGTTGCCATAAAGAGCAAAACCCATGATACCCAACCCTGTTGTCCCCGTACCGGTACCATAAATTGTTGACTCACCAAGGATGTTATTATCTACATGACAATTAACATACCCGAGCCCGAATTTTTGCCCAAAAAGTTTTAATTCATCATAAATCCCGAGAAGGTACACAGGCTCATCTTCATTTGCCTGATAGATAGGATCATTCCACGCATCATTCGGCACAAGTATTGGGTTAGACAACCGCGAAGTTATAATACTCCAGTCGTTAAACTTACTATTCATATCCCAGCGGATACCGCTGAACCCTGCTTTATCGAGCATAAACGACCCGAATTTAGTCCTAATTTCATCCCCGATGATTACCCGGTGCTTCATTCCTTCAAACTCATCCGCCACCATAATAAGTTCCTGCAACCATCTGTTGTATCTATAACTCTTATAAAGATAAGAATCAGCATTAGCAGCATCCGACCCGAGATTAATAAACTCATAGATGTTGTATCCGGTCAGCATTTTTTCACCGAAATAATCGTACCAGTCATAAATATCGGTACCTTTACGCGGATACCCTTTATAATCGCTGCTACCGTAGTTTTCATAATCAGTACCACTGATAGCCCATATAGGTACTGCAGCAAGCATCAGGGCTGCTGCTATACCTATAACCCAAACTTTTTTACTTACACCCATGCCGCCTCCTTAAATTATTATTAAATATTAGACTATAATCAGAATACATACGATACCGCAGCACGGTATGTTACGTCCCAGTCTCCATAAGGAATATATGCGAGGTCAAGCTTGAGTTTACCCATATACAAACTTCCCCCCAACGTAAAACTATCCGTGGTATTAATTTTATACCCCAATCTTAACGCAATATTCTGTCCCATCCAAAGCTCACCACCGATGCGGAAATTAGTTTTACCTTCAGACGGCTGCACAGCTTCGGCTAACACATTAAGCGTACTCTTAGAGTTTTCCATAGCTTTGAAATACGCGCCGATATTAACAGTTACCGGCAAATCCTCTTTTGTTTCGCCAAACGACTGTAGCTGCGTACCGATATTATGCAAGTTCGCTCCGAACCTTATTCTATCACTCATCGCGTATAACGCACCGACGTCTACGCCTATAGACATTGCGCTTTTATCAACTAAAGATTCCATAATAAGTTTAGCGTTTGCCCCAACTGACAACGCTTTATTAAACCCTATCCCAAACGACCCGGCAAATGCCATACCGCTGTAACTCAAAGAGGTACCCGTATCATTCCCGGAACTATCAATTTCAGCAAAAGGTTCCATCCCTAACCGATAAAACCCGAACCCCATTGCCATTTTATCTTTCGGCATAACGAACCCTATAAACTCGTAGTTAAGATCACCGATCCATTTGAGGTACATTGCGGATACTTCCATCTTTTTTACATGCACAATCCCTGCCGGATTCCAGTACACCCCGCTGGCATCATCGCTAAGCGCAGTAAACGCTTCACCCATACCAGCCGCACGCGCACCGGCGCCAATCCTCAAAAACGACATTGCAGTAGTACCTTCCGCGGAAAATGCAGCACCCGCTACAACCATTGTAATGCATACTGTCATTAACAAAACCACAAACTTTTTCATCTTTACTACCTTCCTCCTCTTGAGATTAATTAATTACCTAACTTACCTGATTACGACTACGCGCTGAATGTTTTTTGAACCCCCGAGCCCTACATGCACAAGATATACTCCGCTGCTTACAAATTCACCGGAATCATTTTTTCCATCCCATAAAGACGTGTAATCCGTATTCCCATTAATCTGATGAAAACTTTCAAGTGTGCGTACCAGTTCACCATTCAAGTTATATATCCTAACCGTTATATTCCCAGTTTCTATACTACTAACACTATATCTAATAGCCGCTTTTTCGGAATTAACGGGATTAATCCTATTCGGAAACGCTTTCATAGAAATTGCCGGGGAGATAGTAATAATTTCACTACATTCATAAGACGGCAACCCCTCGACGTACTTTGTATCCACTGCAGTAACAACATAATAGCACCACGCATTGTTCTTCACAGAATCATCTGTCCAAGTGGTACCAATAATATCAACAGCAATCGGCATATAAAACTTCTTAGCTT encodes:
- a CDS encoding SpoIID/LytB domain-containing protein encodes the protein MYKRFSVLFTVLLVITLFVPTLPAEDVRVGLTYVSSGFSNNLSNKTILYLRGSPSTTEYEIVDLYTGYVIFTGAGVQNVEARSGYIYVTGKGPYANPVIIRAKNPGTEFVSVGYNNWQFKVYRGRFEARVSNGYVKLVNIVDLDEYIYGVVPVEIGGTSPVEALKAQAVVARTLAIIRRNLNIHQADGFDVCDLTHCQVYGSQYSNKGGYSVETTKCCAAVDDTAGILLYYNGSLVKDMTYHGHCGGKVANIEDIWGGSASPYLKGLDDSSNGTVFCAWDFTYNAWEKSITQSELQSKLKGNANTAPANSASTLAADGISISEYDSSGRAKYITIKYETPAESKVVRGNTFRGVVGYTYLPSHLITALTYSSASGVYIFKGKGSGHGAGMCQDGAIGMGDHGYTYNQILQHYFTTSISIVDKGGPNILHVPVTQTVAKKQFIVSVTATDRSGVQSVDVYYRTAGRLVYTQKKGVSVAVNVYEVIVDSGVVTTAGVEYYIKVVDTAGNLAYSGSDTVPYKVNVNDSDTDPPSIVHSVNQYAFEQTTITVTASVND
- a CDS encoding N-acetylmuramoyl-L-alanine amidase, translating into MAACCNFWFTLSVCANEYIEPEDSFELTVSTDALNVSTSSLAEIPVIQKKYLVITYPEPKDVKGVLSLAQIRYAGYTIPGATVTLNNVPVKTFPNGVFVGLVQLKHGKNELGFKAVTSSGVAEYSLNIVRAQKRGATRTIPVSIENELILPNAEQTLIPGDILEVRFKGSPGGTAGFAIEGIEGRVKMAELSGWGKDKTPGVYVGHYVVQPKDKVQDAAVRFYLSTKNGSANAKSKSKVSFMPGYILTVGKIKYSGAMFYADPQASRKLFYPQPGDTVVAINGKYGNYFRVRLSNTETAWVRVRDVELLPQGMPPEKTNVWGIKVSTGYGEYTKIYFSLDARVPVKLDQVMYPSTQLVLTLYGANVDTGWTADFLENKYVKNIKTNYRADDVVEFVFDLDSQQHWGAGMYYEDTYLVLQIEHPPKVKLAGERALEGLTVFVDAGHGGRNFGAIGSGGLVEKEVNLAMSEALGVYLEKAGAKVVYSRYDNDTELSWTERANLAKKAGADIFVCMHNNSVPENYDPLKSQGAAMFYGYPGDKELAKNVFAELVKIGLKPAYYVYWNPFITQASNMVWVLVEAAFLSYPDDEALLAEQGFRKKIGHAVFMGISNFVKNEAGKK
- a CDS encoding PorV/PorQ family protein produces the protein MKKFVVLLMTVCITMVVAGAAFSAEGTTAMSFLRIGAGARAAGMGEAFTALSDDASGVYWNPAGIVHVKKMEVSAMYLKWIGDLNYEFIGFVMPKDKMAMGFGFYRLGMEPFAEIDSSGNDTGTSLSYSGMAFAGSFGIGFNKALSVGANAKLIMESLVDKSAMSIGVDVGALYAMSDRIRFGANLHNIGTQLQSFGETKEDLPVTVNIGAYFKAMENSKSTLNVLAEAVQPSEGKTNFRIGGELWMGQNIALRLGYKINTTDSFTLGGSLYMGKLKLDLAYIPYGDWDVTYRAAVSYVF